A stretch of Imperialibacter roseus DNA encodes these proteins:
- a CDS encoding methyltransferase family protein, with amino-acid sequence MALKEELRTQGDFLFKHRSYLPLVIIVVGIYVYVQNVLNGTITDSQQDDLFKLGCFLVCVLGLVIRMVAIGYSADNTSGRNTTVGQVADSVNSTGLYATVRHPLYVGNFFMWLGIAGFTQEPWFIVAFVFMYWVYYERIMYAEEMFLIDKYGKEYVDWAAKTPAFIPAFSKWIKPKYTFSWRKIIRQEKAGILNMFLVVFAFEVIGASVANKALSMGNVYWMYGFAASVAWYIIIKTIQKTTQVLSYDR; translated from the coding sequence ATGGCATTAAAAGAAGAGCTTAGAACCCAGGGTGACTTCCTGTTCAAACACAGAAGTTACCTGCCGCTGGTCATCATCGTGGTCGGTATTTATGTGTATGTGCAAAATGTATTGAATGGCACCATTACCGATTCACAACAAGATGACCTGTTCAAGCTAGGCTGTTTTCTGGTGTGTGTATTGGGTTTGGTGATTCGCATGGTGGCTATTGGCTACTCTGCCGACAATACTTCTGGTCGCAATACCACTGTGGGGCAAGTAGCAGACTCCGTGAATTCCACTGGACTGTACGCCACAGTACGCCACCCATTGTATGTAGGTAATTTTTTCATGTGGCTGGGCATTGCAGGCTTCACGCAGGAGCCCTGGTTCATTGTCGCTTTCGTCTTTATGTACTGGGTGTATTATGAAAGAATCATGTACGCAGAGGAGATGTTTTTGATCGATAAATACGGGAAAGAATACGTCGACTGGGCTGCAAAAACACCTGCCTTCATCCCTGCCTTTAGCAAGTGGATCAAACCCAAATACACCTTTAGCTGGAGGAAAATAATCCGGCAGGAAAAGGCCGGCATTTTAAATATGTTCCTCGTTGTCTTCGCCTTCGAAGTGATCGGAGCATCGGTGGCCAACAAGGCGCTTTCAATGGGAAATGTATACTGGATGTATGGCTTCGCTGCCAGCGTGGCGTGGTATATCATCATTAAGACGATTCAGAAAACCACTCAGGTGCTGTCTTACGACAGATAG
- a CDS encoding VOC family protein yields the protein MRIIKGALIALVVLFTCHWEADSQKIRIDHVVNVVADLDQATSRYTQLGFTVKQGRLHANGLINAHVKFGNKTFLELMSVRGEPTDRMARDYQTLLQEREGGVYLAVSGVRTEEMEQMLSGLKIAFETSKGRSWDYITFPQEPELAHFFFIAYHGTMDDPGEITTHKNESDRITATFIEGSERVSYFLKGIGLQSAGRKKDELFGSAERFFTASGDIIVVPKNESAKRPRLKAVSFGSSDGKESVRISF from the coding sequence ATGAGAATTATAAAAGGAGCACTGATTGCATTGGTAGTTCTGTTTACTTGCCACTGGGAAGCTGATTCCCAGAAAATCCGAATCGACCATGTGGTCAATGTTGTTGCCGACCTCGATCAGGCAACCAGCCGATATACTCAGCTTGGATTCACTGTCAAGCAGGGCCGATTGCACGCCAACGGGCTTATCAACGCACATGTAAAGTTTGGGAATAAGACATTTTTAGAACTGATGTCAGTCAGAGGCGAGCCCACCGACCGCATGGCGAGGGACTACCAGACACTTTTACAAGAGAGAGAAGGCGGCGTATACCTGGCTGTATCCGGGGTTCGAACTGAGGAGATGGAACAGATGCTCTCTGGCTTGAAAATAGCTTTTGAAACCTCAAAAGGGAGAAGTTGGGACTACATCACCTTTCCGCAGGAGCCCGAGTTAGCACATTTCTTTTTTATTGCCTACCACGGAACCATGGACGATCCGGGGGAAATCACTACTCATAAAAATGAGTCAGACCGTATCACAGCCACCTTCATAGAGGGCAGCGAAAGAGTTTCCTATTTTCTGAAAGGGATTGGACTGCAATCGGCTGGGAGAAAGAAGGACGAGCTGTTTGGTAGTGCAGAAAGGTTCTTCACTGCGTCTGGGGATATCATTGTCGTTCCAAAAAATGAGTCGGCAAAAAGACCAAGACTGAAAGCAGTAAGTTTCGGGAGCTCCGATGGGAAAGAAAGTGTGAGGATAAGTTTTTAA
- a CDS encoding mandelate racemase/muconate lactonizing enzyme family protein — protein MSNTHSRRSFLTKSALGTSALGLTAISTYGQGYEEAIHKAPKHGMPSDLKITEIKCGYIRNGHSLFVKIYTNQDIWGCGEGVDAVPGTYHLVKMMGQRIKGKSPLNVHRLFEDIRKSGFFEGAQSGMFVAVLSAVETALWDLAGKALGVPVYQLLGGKFRDSVRVYMDTALYQSRLPTPEDFAASAKEAVDMGFTAVKFDLDQANDPNKYDRYNWTASPAELQRMYDQMAATREAVGPNIDICADMHGRYDAVTGQQVAKMLEPIHMMWLEEPIAAENVEAYKAITDSTSTPICAGENVYLAYGFRRMLEIGAVDIIMPDLQKAGGLGEAQRIANLANLYYVPFAPHMVASYLGAMASAHVCASVPNFMILEWQIYFHKDPMYKEIVTFDGEMVEKGFITVSNKPGIGVEINEEGMKKYATPGMPFFE, from the coding sequence ATGTCAAACACCCATTCACGCCGATCCTTCCTTACAAAATCCGCCCTCGGCACCAGTGCCCTGGGCCTAACAGCCATATCCACTTATGGTCAGGGCTACGAAGAGGCCATCCACAAAGCACCGAAACACGGCATGCCCTCCGACCTGAAGATCACAGAGATCAAATGTGGTTATATCCGAAATGGCCACAGCTTATTTGTAAAAATATACACCAACCAGGACATCTGGGGCTGTGGCGAAGGCGTTGACGCTGTGCCTGGCACTTACCACCTGGTAAAAATGATGGGACAACGCATCAAAGGCAAAAGTCCGTTGAATGTCCATAGGCTATTTGAGGACATCCGTAAATCAGGATTCTTTGAAGGAGCGCAGTCCGGCATGTTTGTGGCCGTGCTTTCAGCGGTGGAAACGGCGCTGTGGGACCTGGCTGGCAAGGCCCTTGGTGTGCCAGTTTACCAGCTGCTGGGCGGCAAGTTCCGTGACAGCGTGCGGGTGTATATGGACACCGCTTTGTACCAGTCGAGGCTCCCAACACCGGAAGATTTTGCTGCCAGTGCCAAAGAGGCCGTAGATATGGGCTTCACTGCCGTCAAATTTGACCTCGACCAGGCCAACGACCCCAACAAATACGATCGCTATAACTGGACAGCCAGCCCTGCAGAACTGCAGAGAATGTACGACCAAATGGCGGCAACCAGAGAAGCCGTCGGCCCCAATATCGACATCTGTGCCGATATGCACGGGCGCTACGATGCTGTGACTGGCCAGCAAGTAGCTAAAATGCTGGAGCCTATTCACATGATGTGGCTGGAAGAACCCATTGCCGCCGAAAATGTGGAAGCCTACAAGGCCATTACGGACTCCACCAGCACGCCCATCTGCGCAGGTGAAAACGTTTACCTGGCCTACGGGTTCCGGCGCATGCTTGAAATAGGCGCCGTTGACATCATTATGCCCGACCTGCAAAAAGCTGGCGGGCTGGGAGAAGCGCAGCGCATTGCCAACCTGGCCAATCTTTACTATGTGCCTTTTGCTCCGCACATGGTGGCTTCTTATCTGGGTGCCATGGCATCTGCTCATGTATGTGCGTCAGTGCCTAATTTCATGATCCTTGAGTGGCAGATCTATTTCCACAAAGACCCGATGTATAAAGAAATTGTCACCTTTGATGGAGAAATGGTGGAGAAAGGTTTTATCACAGTTTCGAACAAACCGGGTATTGGCGTAGAGATCAATGAAGAAGGAATGAAGAAGTATGCGACGCCGGGAATGCCGTTTTTTGAGTAA
- a CDS encoding sulfatase family protein, which translates to MNKPLSISLFTLALLLTLAGCEEPVKESKKPNIIYILADDMGYGDVMAFNEQSKIPTPHIDKLAAEGMMFTDAHSGSGVCTPTRYGILTGRYSWRTKMKQGVLVGNSKPLISKDRSTVGAMLQKNGYYTAFIGKWHLGWNWGLKIDEADTNEWSVDFANIDYAKPVKNSPKERGFDFSFGHPASLDMSPYVYVENGMVTAVPDTTTVNTGEYSWWREGPTGSDFIHEEVTPNYFKKAMELIADRALSDQPFFLYLALPSPHTPILSTKEWQEKSGLNPYGDFVMMIDDYVGKLLETIKTAGIEENTLVIFTSDNGFAPYANAELLESKGHYPSGPFRGYKADIFEGGHRIPFIAKWPGVIQPGSVSSQTICLTDLMATCADIVGHKLAPNEGEDSYSLLPIFKQTISSEPLREATVHHSVNGSFAIRRGPWKLILCPDSGGWSDPKPQDSVTVAGLPAIQLYNLANDPGEKHNLEAEQPGKVAELKALLAKYIENGRSTAGETQKNDSYEGEWVQVNFIKQP; encoded by the coding sequence ATGAACAAGCCCCTCAGCATAAGTCTCTTCACACTGGCATTGCTCCTGACCCTGGCTGGTTGTGAAGAGCCGGTCAAGGAGTCAAAAAAGCCTAATATCATCTATATACTGGCAGATGACATGGGGTATGGGGACGTGATGGCATTTAATGAGCAAAGCAAAATTCCCACACCCCATATTGATAAGCTGGCTGCTGAGGGTATGATGTTCACCGACGCCCACTCGGGGTCTGGCGTTTGCACACCCACCAGATACGGCATCCTCACTGGCAGGTATAGCTGGCGAACAAAAATGAAGCAGGGGGTGCTGGTTGGCAACTCAAAACCCCTGATATCTAAAGACAGAAGCACGGTAGGCGCTATGCTGCAAAAAAATGGCTACTATACCGCTTTTATTGGCAAGTGGCACCTGGGATGGAACTGGGGGCTCAAAATCGATGAAGCCGACACAAATGAATGGTCGGTTGATTTTGCAAATATCGATTACGCCAAGCCGGTAAAAAACTCCCCCAAAGAACGTGGTTTTGACTTTTCATTTGGGCACCCCGCCTCGCTTGACATGTCGCCCTATGTGTATGTAGAAAACGGCATGGTAACAGCAGTTCCGGACACCACAACGGTAAATACGGGAGAGTACTCATGGTGGAGGGAAGGCCCTACCGGCTCCGACTTCATCCATGAAGAGGTCACGCCTAATTATTTCAAAAAAGCCATGGAATTGATTGCAGACCGTGCGCTTTCCGACCAACCGTTTTTCTTATACCTGGCTTTACCATCACCACACACGCCCATTTTGTCCACAAAGGAATGGCAGGAAAAAAGTGGTTTGAACCCGTACGGCGACTTTGTGATGATGATCGACGACTATGTCGGTAAGTTGCTGGAAACCATAAAAACAGCGGGTATTGAGGAAAATACGCTGGTGATCTTCACCAGCGACAATGGTTTTGCCCCCTACGCCAACGCCGAGCTGCTCGAATCGAAAGGGCATTACCCAAGCGGGCCATTTCGTGGCTACAAAGCCGATATCTTTGAAGGGGGCCATCGCATTCCATTTATCGCTAAATGGCCGGGTGTTATTCAGCCGGGCAGCGTTTCCAGCCAAACCATCTGTCTGACAGACCTGATGGCTACCTGCGCCGACATTGTAGGACACAAGCTGGCGCCAAATGAAGGAGAAGACAGCTACAGCCTGCTGCCAATTTTCAAACAGACCATTTCATCAGAACCATTGAGGGAAGCCACTGTTCATCACTCTGTGAATGGCAGCTTTGCTATTCGTCGGGGCCCATGGAAACTTATTTTATGCCCGGACTCTGGTGGATGGAGTGATCCAAAGCCGCAAGATTCGGTGACTGTGGCCGGACTTCCGGCCATACAACTCTATAACTTGGCCAATGACCCGGGAGAAAAGCATAACCTTGAAGCAGAGCAGCCAGGAAAGGTGGCTGAGTTAAAGGCTTTGCTTGCAAAGTACATTGAAAATGGCAGGAGCACGGCCGGGGAAACTCAGAAAAATGATTCATACGAAGGGGAATGGGTACAAGTAAATTTTATAAAACAGCCTTAA
- a CDS encoding M14 family metallopeptidase produces MTNTVLHQIAKKAALLAVAFQISFSSLLLAQIPAPEETLGFKVGADFHLATYEQSLAYFNKLDASSDGIQMVHVGETSEGRPWYFALISSPENIKNIDKYKAIAQRLAHPDGITREEAKQLAKEGKPIVHIDGGLHASEVAGAQHTISLAHQLISTAESDERIARILDDVIILLWPSLNPDGQDIIANWYEENVGTPYEVAPVPWLYQKYVGHDNNRDAYMVNMIESRVVGRTWREWEPNIIHVHHQSSPFPTRIWLPPFAEPIASHTPPLVAREVNMIGMAMAQELETEGLKGAVHMGQGFDAWYPGYIDYMPVLQNIPSFWTETALYRYATPYFYTINDFPKDRSDLRIESLYSSPWPGGWWRISDAIQYMQTASIAVLDYASKYSETVLFNKYQSAQNTIEKYRNEPPYAYFIPQQQRDPARPVELLKRLAFNGIKISQLDKAITFDGQAYPKGTWVIPMDQEFAELARQVLDVQAYPDLREFPDGPLEQPYDAAGWSLPLQFELNITAAASPLSEEVRASLVEVKGTKVDWKTTSSDDNSKIDFAPGAGFNTNEVAAGIRPLPGSVKGSGTTLLLDPKENNTFRVLGEAWKQGLTVEYANQKYAIKGASETLAKRWVDDFAVNIVRTGNSSGIRIQPRIAIYEPWTASMDMGWTRWLLDNFGLPYTVIQNSDFAASNLKDRFDVIVMASERNGTIENGYKKGQVPPRYEGGLGETGIRNLDDFVKAGGTLVCMNQSSDFAIESLYLPVKNVVKGVNRKDFFTGGSIMEVTTNTSHPVMAGMPDHASVFVNRSPVFTTLEGFKGEALAKYQDKGSPLRSGFLLGTKYLNGYAAALDVQHGQGHVILFGFQPQWRGQPMGTYRTLFNAMLYGENTAKSRTVSEGFWAAPAKAEGNSKASSGKQ; encoded by the coding sequence ATGACCAATACTGTACTCCATCAGATAGCGAAGAAGGCGGCTCTTCTGGCTGTTGCTTTCCAAATATCTTTCTCATCATTGCTGCTGGCGCAAATCCCGGCTCCGGAAGAAACACTGGGTTTTAAAGTGGGTGCTGACTTCCATCTGGCTACGTACGAACAATCATTGGCCTATTTCAACAAGCTGGATGCCTCCAGTGATGGGATCCAAATGGTGCATGTGGGTGAAACCTCCGAAGGACGCCCATGGTACTTTGCTTTGATTTCATCGCCCGAAAACATCAAAAACATCGACAAGTACAAAGCCATAGCCCAGCGCCTGGCCCACCCTGATGGCATAACGAGGGAGGAAGCCAAACAACTGGCCAAAGAAGGTAAACCTATCGTCCATATCGACGGTGGCTTGCATGCTTCGGAGGTAGCCGGCGCACAGCACACTATTTCACTCGCCCACCAGCTCATTAGCACGGCGGAGTCAGACGAGAGAATTGCCAGAATTCTCGACGATGTCATCATTTTGCTCTGGCCTTCGCTCAACCCCGACGGTCAGGATATTATTGCCAATTGGTACGAAGAGAACGTGGGCACGCCTTACGAAGTCGCCCCCGTACCCTGGCTTTACCAAAAGTATGTGGGGCACGACAATAACAGGGATGCCTACATGGTCAATATGATTGAGTCGAGAGTCGTGGGCCGCACATGGCGAGAATGGGAGCCCAACATCATCCATGTACATCACCAGTCGTCGCCCTTCCCTACCCGCATCTGGCTGCCCCCATTTGCAGAGCCTATTGCTTCGCATACGCCGCCTCTGGTTGCCCGTGAAGTCAATATGATTGGCATGGCCATGGCACAAGAGCTGGAAACTGAAGGTCTGAAAGGAGCTGTGCACATGGGCCAGGGCTTTGATGCCTGGTACCCCGGCTATATCGACTACATGCCGGTGCTGCAAAACATTCCTTCCTTCTGGACGGAAACAGCCCTTTACCGATACGCCACTCCCTATTTCTATACCATCAACGACTTCCCCAAAGACAGAAGTGATCTTCGCATCGAATCGCTTTACTCCAGTCCGTGGCCGGGCGGCTGGTGGCGCATAAGCGACGCCATCCAGTACATGCAAACAGCCTCGATAGCGGTATTGGATTACGCTTCCAAATACAGCGAAACAGTTCTTTTCAATAAGTATCAGTCGGCGCAAAACACGATTGAAAAGTACCGCAACGAGCCTCCCTACGCTTATTTCATTCCTCAGCAGCAGCGTGACCCCGCCCGTCCGGTAGAGCTACTGAAGCGCCTGGCCTTCAACGGCATCAAAATCTCGCAACTAGACAAGGCCATTACTTTTGACGGGCAAGCTTATCCCAAAGGCACCTGGGTCATCCCTATGGATCAGGAGTTTGCTGAACTGGCCCGCCAGGTTCTCGATGTGCAGGCGTACCCCGACCTGCGGGAATTCCCCGATGGCCCGCTGGAGCAGCCCTATGACGCCGCTGGCTGGTCGCTGCCCCTCCAGTTTGAGTTAAATATAACTGCGGCTGCCAGCCCTCTTTCTGAAGAGGTCAGGGCAAGCCTCGTTGAAGTAAAAGGCACCAAAGTCGACTGGAAAACAACCTCCAGCGACGACAATAGCAAAATCGATTTCGCTCCCGGCGCCGGTTTCAATACCAACGAGGTGGCTGCTGGCATTCGTCCTCTCCCCGGCTCAGTGAAAGGAAGCGGCACCACGCTGTTGCTTGACCCAAAGGAAAACAACACCTTTCGGGTACTCGGAGAAGCCTGGAAACAGGGACTCACTGTGGAGTACGCCAATCAAAAATATGCCATAAAAGGAGCCTCGGAAACACTCGCCAAAAGATGGGTGGATGACTTTGCCGTGAACATCGTCAGAACTGGCAATTCGTCAGGCATAAGAATTCAGCCCCGCATCGCCATTTACGAGCCATGGACAGCCAGCATGGACATGGGATGGACTCGTTGGCTGCTTGATAATTTCGGACTGCCTTATACTGTTATCCAAAATTCAGATTTTGCGGCCAGTAACTTAAAAGATCGGTTCGATGTGATAGTGATGGCTTCTGAAAGAAATGGCACCATCGAAAATGGTTACAAAAAAGGACAAGTGCCTCCCCGCTACGAGGGTGGGCTGGGTGAAACAGGTATCCGCAACCTCGATGACTTTGTCAAGGCAGGTGGCACGCTCGTCTGCATGAATCAAAGCAGCGATTTCGCTATTGAATCGCTTTACCTGCCTGTGAAAAATGTGGTAAAGGGAGTGAACCGGAAAGATTTCTTTACCGGAGGCTCCATCATGGAAGTGACGACAAATACTTCTCACCCTGTGATGGCTGGCATGCCTGATCATGCCAGTGTATTTGTGAATCGAAGCCCAGTTTTTACCACTTTGGAGGGTTTCAAAGGAGAGGCACTTGCCAAATACCAGGACAAAGGCTCTCCCCTTCGCTCGGGTTTTCTGCTTGGCACCAAATACCTGAATGGCTACGCAGCGGCACTCGACGTTCAGCATGGGCAAGGCCATGTCATCCTGTTCGGCTTCCAACCCCAATGGCGTGGACAACCCATGGGCACTTACCGCACACTGTTCAATGCGATGTTGTACGGAGAAAACACGGCCAAAAGTCGTACTGTTTCAGAAGGCTTTTGGGCGGCTCCCGCCAAAGCTGAAGGCAACAGCAAGGCGTCCAGCGGCAAACAATAG
- a CDS encoding cyclase family protein gives MKLQARQLLSAAFLFTLSFTSFSQTREQGPWWPHPIWGAGDQAGGSNWITPEKVLQAMTMVKTGKVYELGQPYENEMSIPDNRSYNLLIPSFPTYGPEGRNGQVFNDEYIAGSLGQVGTQFDGPGHVGQQVKMADGTTTEVFYNGYSTAEMKNPFGLQKLGVENVKPIVTRGVLVDIAGLKGVPTLAEGYEVSLADVRAALKKQGIPEASVAPGDALFFNFGWSKHWASGYAMKGKRPYVGREVVEWIITKKPCMVGSDGIMDGDELIAHSELTMKNGIFNLEWMTFEGLQADKAYEFLFVFTPIRFKGATGSPGRPIAIR, from the coding sequence ATGAAACTACAAGCAAGACAACTCCTTTCTGCCGCTTTTCTGTTCACCTTATCATTTACTTCATTTTCCCAGACCCGGGAGCAGGGGCCATGGTGGCCACATCCGATCTGGGGCGCTGGTGACCAGGCGGGTGGCTCCAACTGGATTACCCCTGAAAAGGTGTTACAAGCGATGACGATGGTGAAGACAGGAAAGGTGTATGAACTGGGACAGCCCTATGAAAACGAGATGAGCATTCCTGACAATCGCAGCTACAACTTACTGATTCCTTCATTTCCGACTTATGGGCCCGAGGGGAGAAACGGGCAGGTGTTCAACGACGAGTATATTGCCGGATCTCTCGGTCAGGTAGGCACGCAGTTTGATGGCCCCGGGCATGTAGGCCAGCAGGTGAAAATGGCTGACGGCACTACCACAGAGGTTTTCTACAACGGCTATAGTACGGCAGAGATGAAGAACCCATTTGGGTTGCAGAAGCTGGGCGTTGAAAATGTAAAGCCAATTGTAACCCGTGGTGTACTTGTTGATATCGCCGGATTGAAAGGCGTGCCCACGCTGGCTGAAGGCTATGAGGTGTCGCTTGCCGACGTAAGAGCGGCTTTGAAAAAGCAGGGAATTCCTGAGGCATCGGTTGCTCCGGGAGATGCTCTTTTCTTCAATTTCGGATGGTCAAAGCACTGGGCTTCCGGGTACGCCATGAAGGGAAAACGTCCGTATGTAGGTCGGGAAGTGGTGGAGTGGATCATTACCAAAAAGCCCTGCATGGTGGGGTCGGACGGCATCATGGATGGCGATGAATTGATAGCCCACTCGGAGCTTACCATGAAGAATGGCATTTTCAACCTTGAGTGGATGACTTTTGAGGGTTTGCAGGCCGACAAAGCCTATGAGTTTCTTTTTGTATTTACCCCTATTCGGTTCAAAGGGGCGACCGGCTCACCCGGGAGGCCTATTGCCATCAGGTGA
- a CDS encoding GNAT family N-acetyltransferase: MPYYIDIVHKSEYANIVALWEASVRVSHTFLTEEDIQFFKPLILNSYLDQVKLFCARNEDNKIVGFLGVAKGKIEMMFVHPHYMNRGIGRRLIRYSIDKLDATKVDVNEQNPKAQSFYEYFGFKAVGRSRLDGTGKPYPIIHMELSQQT, translated from the coding sequence ATGCCATACTACATCGACATCGTCCATAAAAGTGAATACGCCAACATCGTTGCGCTGTGGGAGGCTTCCGTAAGGGTTAGCCATACATTTTTAACCGAGGAAGATATCCAGTTTTTCAAACCCCTGATACTAAATAGCTACCTTGACCAGGTCAAACTTTTTTGCGCCCGCAACGAAGACAATAAAATCGTAGGCTTTCTGGGGGTCGCCAAAGGAAAAATAGAAATGATGTTTGTCCACCCACATTACATGAACCGTGGCATTGGACGAAGGCTAATCAGGTATTCGATTGACAAATTGGATGCGACCAAGGTGGATGTGAACGAACAGAATCCCAAAGCCCAAAGTTTCTACGAGTACTTTGGTTTCAAAGCTGTCGGACGCTCAAGACTTGATGGCACCGGAAAGCCCTATCCGATTATTCATATGGAGCTTTCACAACAAACGTAG
- a CDS encoding RraA family protein, with protein sequence MNTTFKRQLWLCLCLLATITASAQQISKADLIFLTPEWKGERFDDGRPKVPDALLKRMKLVTLEEAWAVLRNENYKYQYADGWVTINPDSVLVGRALTATFMPGRPDIHRVLDKKGHEKDGRIKSQNSWPVDMLVKGDVYVVDQFGAHVDGPTIGDNLGNSIFTKSGNGIVYDGAIRDINGLKEIGGFTSFFRTYHPSHHLNNPDGALNTTLVGINQPTRIGMATVMPGDVVLGRDGGVLFIPPHLAERVVKVSEIVRLRDMFGHQRLREQKYTAGQIDNRWSDEIEKDFSQWLNEHIDELPVPREQIQELLKTRTW encoded by the coding sequence ATGAACACAACTTTCAAACGACAGCTATGGCTATGCTTGTGCCTTCTTGCAACGATAACGGCCTCTGCTCAGCAGATATCCAAGGCAGACCTGATCTTTCTTACGCCCGAATGGAAAGGTGAGCGCTTTGACGACGGGCGCCCCAAAGTACCTGATGCACTTCTGAAACGGATGAAACTGGTCACACTGGAAGAAGCCTGGGCAGTGCTGCGAAATGAAAACTACAAATACCAGTATGCCGACGGCTGGGTGACTATCAATCCCGACAGCGTGCTGGTGGGCAGGGCCTTAACCGCCACGTTTATGCCCGGCCGCCCTGACATCCACAGAGTACTCGACAAAAAAGGACATGAAAAGGATGGCCGGATCAAGTCGCAAAACTCCTGGCCTGTCGATATGCTGGTCAAAGGCGATGTGTATGTGGTCGATCAGTTTGGTGCGCATGTGGACGGCCCTACAATTGGCGACAACCTCGGCAATTCTATCTTCACCAAGTCAGGCAACGGCATCGTGTACGACGGGGCCATCCGGGACATCAATGGTCTGAAGGAAATTGGCGGGTTCACCTCCTTTTTCCGTACCTATCACCCCTCTCACCATTTAAACAACCCGGACGGGGCACTTAACACTACTTTGGTTGGCATCAACCAACCCACCCGCATTGGCATGGCCACTGTGATGCCGGGTGACGTGGTGCTTGGCCGTGATGGCGGCGTGTTATTTATCCCTCCTCATCTGGCGGAAAGAGTAGTGAAGGTGAGTGAAATAGTAAGGCTGAGGGACATGTTCGGTCACCAGCGGCTGCGGGAGCAAAAGTACACAGCCGGGCAAATCGACAACCGCTGGTCCGATGAAATTGAAAAGGACTTCTCCCAATGGCTCAACGAGCATATAGACGAACTGCCTGTTCCAAGAGAGCAAATTCAGGAATTATTGAAAACCAGAACCTGGTAG
- a CDS encoding lactonase family protein, whose translation MKYLSLFLLSIFFFSQPSVSQKMNKTYLFVGCYTEKVPGTGMYVFEFDSGTGSLKEVSKVENIVNASFLTLAPDGKFVYACTETQLETPGNVSAYGFNAANGQLSFLNKQSVEGRNPAYAMVHPAGRFVASANYTDGGVSIFERNNDGSLKPAAQHFDIEGKSTIPGRQDDAHTHAAVFDPAGDFLFVPDLGSDKILAYAFDKSSAQPATFSNELTVTTTPGSGPRHLEFHPNGKFAYCVEELSGTVSSYTYSKGKLTPIGRVSTYTKKFDIYGGADLHTSPDGKFLYVSNRVSEENTIAIFSIDQKSGQLTLVGHESTYGDHPRSFVIDPSGNFLLVANQFGNNIVVFKRDKKTGLLTKTDTEVKVKLPASLKMRTY comes from the coding sequence ATGAAATACCTAAGCCTCTTCCTGCTATCCATTTTCTTTTTCTCCCAACCTTCTGTCAGCCAAAAAATGAACAAAACCTATCTCTTCGTCGGCTGCTACACTGAAAAGGTGCCCGGCACAGGCATGTATGTGTTTGAATTTGACAGTGGAACCGGTTCTTTAAAGGAGGTCAGTAAGGTAGAAAACATTGTCAACGCATCGTTTCTCACCCTGGCGCCTGACGGCAAATTTGTGTATGCCTGCACCGAAACACAGCTGGAAACCCCTGGCAACGTTTCAGCCTATGGTTTCAACGCCGCCAACGGGCAGCTTTCATTTCTCAACAAGCAATCAGTTGAAGGGCGAAACCCTGCCTATGCCATGGTGCACCCTGCTGGCCGGTTTGTGGCCAGTGCCAACTACACCGATGGAGGCGTTTCCATCTTCGAGCGAAACAACGATGGCAGCCTGAAGCCTGCTGCTCAGCATTTCGACATTGAAGGCAAGAGCACCATTCCAGGAAGGCAGGACGATGCACATACGCATGCGGCAGTTTTTGATCCGGCTGGCGACTTCCTTTTCGTGCCAGATTTGGGGTCGGACAAAATCCTCGCCTATGCATTTGACAAAAGCAGCGCACAGCCCGCTACATTTAGCAACGAACTCACAGTGACCACAACGCCAGGCAGCGGCCCCCGGCACCTGGAGTTCCACCCCAATGGAAAGTTTGCCTACTGCGTAGAAGAACTAAGCGGCACTGTTTCAAGCTACACCTATAGCAAAGGAAAGCTGACGCCCATTGGCAGAGTGTCTACCTACACGAAGAAGTTTGACATTTATGGTGGGGCTGACTTACATACTTCGCCGGACGGCAAGTTTCTTTATGTGTCGAACAGGGTAAGCGAAGAGAACACCATTGCTATTTTTTCTATTGACCAAAAGAGCGGTCAACTAACATTGGTTGGTCACGAATCTACTTATGGTGATCATCCTCGGAGCTTCGTCATCGATCCTTCAGGCAACTTTTTACTTGTCGCTAATCAGTTTGGCAACAACATCGTTGTGTTCAAAAGGGACAAGAAGACCGGGCTGTTAACCAAAACAGACACTGAAGTCAAGGTAAAGCTGCCAGCCAGTTTGAAGATGAGGACTTACTAG